One Drosophila santomea strain STO CAGO 1482 chromosome X, Prin_Dsan_1.1, whole genome shotgun sequence DNA segment encodes these proteins:
- the LOC120455107 gene encoding solute carrier family 12 member 8, giving the protein MTNSSEGNGNGGRRTVDWQRFGLGGDEDGDVAVTSFRQRTNNNTGGFVDLGNEYTYAAGGHHASGANEIFAGEQGDKPWWRSNFFISQPVLFGTWDGVFTSCLINVFGVIVFLRSGWIVAQAGILNAVLIIFCTVVIALVSVLSAIGICERCRVESGGVYFLIAHTLGSRFGGALGLLYCFGQAVGCALNVMGFGESMAGLVGLEGSKWAIRGFATAAVLLLGCINVAGVKWVIKLQFILLMILLISALDFMVGSFTSEASGGFNGWASGNFVENLWPKYDDGYSWFRVFGVFFPTVTGVLSGINMSGDLRAPSTDIPNGTLAAFGTSTFLYLVFVLFLGATCQRSFLYTDYMISVKVSAVHFLLLAGIYVSSMSSCLGAMYGTPRVLQSIAKESVIPGIDILGKGRGPNKVPLYAMAIVALVTVTFIIVGDINFLAPIVTMPFLLTYACIDYAYFALAQTFDIQEQREERFRIQASSPSYETRRYGSVSDTGNDLDLLFPDRVRHKNLQSPQNSPLHQTVPLEFDNEGPSTSNQAQSSNSSDRRIEHEADTTLAVEQAVVQAGAEQEQDQADDAEPIAPIRPPIHSKTKNWYSGYCNRWASLLGAFTKLLVMLLVNWYYALTCFLVVFVVWFYVGTANPAVKPGLTAEFNFFAWLKSVIFRCFGKRMNEYEQIVVTPSCPGVDLSPTQLNEQNEDFRPRPNYHHSSVIEGRLIDDI; this is encoded by the exons ATGACTAATAGCTCGGAGGGCAATGGCAACGGGGGCCGACGCACTGTCGACTGGCAGAGATTCGGACTTGGCGGTGACGAAGATGGAGATGTGGCGGTGACTAGTTTTCGCCAGCggaccaacaacaacactggCGGATTCGTAGATCTGGGTAACGAGTACACGTATGCGGCTGGTGGCCACCATGCATCCGGGGCCAATGAGATCTTTGCGGGCGAGCAGGGCGACAAGCCATG GTGGCGCTCGAACTTCTTCATCTCTCAGCCCGTTCTATTCGGCACCTGGGACGGAGTGTTTACCTCCTGTCTGATCAATGTGTTTGGAGTGATCGTCTTTCTGCGATCCGGATGGATCGTGGCCCAGGCGGGCATTCTGAACGCGGTGTTGATCATCTTCTGCACGGTGGTCATAGCTCTTGTCAGCGTTCTCTCGGCAATCGGTATCTGCGAGCGGTGCCGTGTGGAAAGCGGCGGCGTCTACTTTCTCATAGCCCACACCCTGGGTTCCCGCTTCGGAGGCGCCCTGGGATTGCTCTACTGCTTTGGCCAGGCTGTGGGATGCGCCCTGAACGTAATGGGATTTGGCGAATCAATGGCTGGACTAGTGGGACTCGAGGGCAGCAAGTGGGCCATCCGCGGGTTCGCTACGGCAGCGGTGCTCCTGCTAGGCTGCATCAACGTGGCCGGCGTCAAGTGGGTCATCAAGCTTCAGTTTATACTGCTCATGATACTGCTGATCTCGGCGCTGGACTTCATGGTGGGCAGCTTCACTAGTGAGGCCA GTGGCGGCTTTAATGGCTGGGCGAGCGGAAACTTCGTGGAAAACCTATGGCCAAAGTACGACGACGGCTACTCCTGGTTCCGTGTGTTTGGCGTCTTCTTTCCCACCGTCACCGGAGTGCTCTCGGGCATCAACATGAGCGGCGACTTGCGCGCGCCGTCCACGGACATCCCCAACGGCACCCTGGCCGCCTTTGGAACCTC CACGTTCCTGTACTTGGTGTTCGTGCTGTTTTTGGGGGCCACCTGCCAACGAAGCTTCCTGTATACTGACTACATGATCTCCGTCAAGGTGTCTGCCGTGCATTTCCTGCTGTTGGCCGGCATTTACGTGTCCAGCATGTCCTCCTGCCTCGGTGCCATGTACGGTACCCCGCGCGTCCTCCAGAGTATCGCCAAAGAGAGCGTCATTCCGGGCATCGATATCCTGGGAAAGGGT CGTGGTCCCAACAAAGTGCCTTTATACGCAATGGCCATCGTGGCCCTAGTCACCGTCACCTTTATTATCGTGGGCGACATCAACTTCCTGGCGCCGATCGTGACCATGCCCTTCCTGCTCACGTATGCCTGCATCGACTACGCCTACTTTGCGCTGGCCCAGACCTTCGACATTCAGGAGCAGCGCGAGGAGCGTTTCCGCATCCAAGCATCGAGTCCTAGCTACGAGACGCGTCGTTACGGCAGTGTTTCGGATACAGGCAACGACCTGGACTTGCTGTTCCCCGATCGGGTGCGCCACAAGAACCTACAGAGTCCACAGAACTCGCCGCTGCACCAAACAGTTCCCCTGGAGTTTGACAACGAGGGTCCCAGCACCTCCAACCAGGCGCAGTCCTCGAATTCTTCAGACCGGAGAATCGAGCACGAGGCGGACACCACACTGGCCGTCGAGCAGGCGGTCGTGCAGGCCGGCGCCGAACAGGAACAGGACCAAGCCGACGATGCCGAACCGATAGCCCCAATCCGCCCGCCCATCCACTCCAAGACGAAAAATTGGTACTCGGGCTACTGCAATCGCTGGGCCTCGCTGCTGGGG GCCTTCACCAAACTGCTGGTCATGCTGCTTGTCAACTGGTACTACGCCCTCACCTGCTTCCTGGTGGTGTTCGTCGTATGGTTCTACGTGGGCACAGCCAATCCGGCCGTGAAGCCAGGCCTCACTGCGGAGTTTAACTTCTTCGCCTGGCTGAAGAGCGTCATATTCCGGTGCTTCGG CAAACGGATGAATGAGTACGAGCAGATAGTCGTCACACCCTCGTGTCCCGGCGTTGATCTCTCACCCACGCAGCTCAACGAGCAGAACGAGGACTTCCGTCCGCGGCCCAACTACCACCACTCGTCCGTCATTGAGGGTCGCCTTATCGATGACATCTAG
- the LOC120455106 gene encoding ESF1 homolog — translation MAKKKDKSGKLAKTTAKEEASTSSQANMGKAAGVADSENGIWKDSRFQHLLSDPRFRGVPKVQRKVKIDKRFQGMFTDDKFKVKYTVDKYGRPVNKSNAEDLRKFYELDENESSSDEEEVKKDSVPDRDSEAEAEQQERRAEERAIANLEKEEDDLGNDALESDSSEVSQSLRERLTNPEIDYARGEGRLFTDSSSDEDSDDEDEGPELQIDHVWGELDNDAEHTEESTHRLAVCNMDWDRIRAEDLMVMLSSFLPPGGSILSVKIYPSEFGKARMAEEEVHGPKELVEHKEQEDDSDEELVRQQDSDAEEGEDYHMEKLRQYQLNRLRYYYAVVECDSIDTADKVYKECDGIEYESSATRVDLRFIPDDTSFEEDAPSDECFELPDASSYKPRQFTTTALQQAKVDLTWDETALDRRELGDKLSSGQVDKLTDKELRQIVAYSSEEEDSEEEESPAEEKPQEALSEDPQKSKPKKPSKQERIAAYKNLLADILEQEKQEKEQKYEMEMTWNVEPQHEDEKPEQEAQAELTPIEKVIQKRSEKNKQRKEQRRQRQIEAKGGDLGEDSDDSMVPDGIDLNDAYFAEEFANGDYAPPKTKQDKKKKKKKGKTDGEEDVEAKQQEKELELLLDDGDGRDEKQHFSLTKILKKEEQEASGSKRKRRQQLKKSKNQPQNSEKLDDDFQVNLNDNRFKAVYKSHEFNIDPTHSHYKATKGMQQIIGEKLKRRKEQTEGGAANGDADGDEQVAPKRSKQQLEQNALVKSLKRKIQLQQQGQKL, via the coding sequence ATGGCCAAGAAGAAGGACAAGTCAGGGAAGCTGGCCAAGACGACGGCGAAGGAGGAGGCATCCACGTCCTCCCAGGCCAACATGGGGAAGGCAGCTGGCGTCGCCGACTCGGAGAACGGCATCTGGAAGGACTCTCGGTTCCAGCACCTCCTGTCCGATCCCCGATTTCGCGGTGTTCCCAAGGTGCAGCGAAAGGTCAAAATCGACAAGCGTTTCCAGGGCATGTTCACGGACGACAAGTTCAAGGTGAAGTACACCGTGGACAAGTACGGCCGTCCGGTCAACAAGAGCAATGCCGAGGACCTCAGGAAGTTCTATGAACTGGACGAGAATGAGAGCAGCAGCGACGAAGAGGAAGTCAAAAAGGATTCCGTTCCCGATCGCGACTCTGAGGCGGAAGCGGAGCAACAGGAGCGGCGCGCCGAGGAGCGGGCCATTGCCAACttggagaaggaggaggatgaCCTGGGCAACGATGCCTTGGAGAGCGATAGTTCCGAGGTGTCACAGAGTCTTCGCGAGCGCCTGACCAACCCAGAAATAGACTACGCCCGCGGAGAAGGCCGCCTGTTTACCGACTCCTCCTCTGACGAGGACAGCGACGATGAGGATGAGGGTCCGGAACTGCAGATAGATCACGTGTGGGGTGAGCTGGACAACGATGCCGAGCACACCGAGGAGAGCACCCACCGCCTGGCTGTGTGCAACATGGACTGGGACCGCATCCGAGCCGAGGATCTGATGGTCATGCTCAGCTCCTTCCTGCCGCCCGGCGGCAGTATCCTCAGTGTCAAGATATACCCCTCAGAGTTCGGAAAGGCGCGCATGGCCGAGGAGGAAGTGCACGGTCCAAAGGAACTGGTGGAGCACAAGGAGCAAGAAGATGACTCCGATGAGGAGCTGGTGCGCCAGCAGGACAGCGATGCCGAAGAGGGGGAGGACTACCACATGGAGAAGCTGCGTCAGTACCAGCTAAACCGCCTTCGCTACTACTACGCTGTTGTGGAGTGCGACAGCATAGACACCGCCGACAAAGTTTACAAGGAGTGCGATGGCATTGAGTACGAGAGCTCCGCCACCCGCGTGGACTTGCGCTTCATCCCCGACGACACCTCGTTCGAGGAGGACGCGCCGTCGGATGAATGCTTCGAGCTGCCGGATGCCAGCAGCTATAAACCGCGCCAGTTCACCACCACGGCGCTGCAGCAGGCCAAGGTGGATCTAACCTGGGACGAGACGGCGCTGGACCGACGTGAGCTGGGCGACAAACTCTCCAGCGGGCAGGTTGACAAGCTTACGGACAAGGAGCTGCGCCAGATAGTAGCGTACAGCAGTGAGGAAGAGGATTCTGAGGAGGAGGAGTCCCCGGCAGAGGAGAAACCTCAAGAGGCGCTTTCAGAGGACCCGCAAAAAAGCAAGCCTAAGAAGCCTTCTAAGCAAGAACGCATTGCCGCCTACAAAAACTTGCTGGCCGACATCCTGGAGCAGGAaaagcaggagaaggagcagaagTACGAAATGGAAATGACCTGGAACGTGGAGCCCCAGCACGAAGATGAAAAGCCAGAGCAGGAAGCCCAGGCGGAGCTCACGCCCATCGAGAAGGTGATCCAGAAACGCAGCGAGAAGAACAAGCAGCGCAAGGAGCAGCGCCGGCAGCGCCAGATCGAAGCCAAGGGAGGAGATCTCGGTGAGGACAGCGACGATTCCATGGTGCCCGATGGCATCGATTTGAACGACGCCTACTTCGCCGAAGAGTTCGCCAATGGGGACTACGCTCCTCCAAAGACGAAGCAGgacaagaagaaaaaaaagaagaagggaAAAACCGATGGAGAGGAGGATGTCGAGGCgaagcagcaggagaaggagtTGGAGCTACTGCTGGACGATGGAGATGGACGCGACGAGAAGCAGCACTTTAGCCTGACCAAAATCCTCAAGAAGGAAGAGCAAGAAGCGAGCGGTTCGAAGCGAAAGCGTCGTCAGCAGTTGAAGAAATCGAAAAACCAGCCGCAGAATTCGGAGAAGCTGGACGATGACTTCCAAGTGAACCTGAACGATAACCGCTTCAAGGCCGTCTACAAGTCGCACGAGTTCAACATCGACCCCACCCACTCCCACTACAAGGCCACCAAGGGCATGCAGCAGATCATCGGCGAGAAGTTAAAGCGCAGGAAGGAGCAAACGGAGGGCGGCGCTGCCAACGGAGATGCGGATGGGGATGAGCAGGTAGCCCCTAAGCGGAGTAaacagcagctggagcagaaCGCCCTGGTCAAGAGTCTGAAGCGTAAGAtccagctgcaacagcaggGCCAGAAGCTTTAG
- the LOC120455108 gene encoding CBL-interacting protein kinase 25 produces the protein MELGDSKLRAVRVLGQGTFGRVFLCHQNEVRGQPDRKVCVKRIIVRNPKTELGLIKEEVYIISQLRHPHIVEFLRSFSHAGTVNIVMEYVPNGTLRDVIQQLPPGTGGVRQERLLRYFRDMVVGLEYLHIRCVIHRDIKPENMLLDANDRVKIADFGIANVHAPSTQLQAGMGTPMYMAPEAMSSQGRVDFKSDVWSLGLVLYELCLGRSPFAAFLDKNATPAILQTVVQTLVRPRLDCQLIRRLYDPVWAQVCELMVVYEQERRICLPDIFHLDAAMTVTLYQQYFSYSY, from the coding sequence ATGGAACTGGGCGACTCCAAGCTGCGTGCGGTACGGGTGCTGGGACAGGGTACCTTTGGCCGGGTGTTCCTCTGCCATCAGAACGAGGTGCGCGGGCAGCCGGACAGGAAGGTGTGCGTGAAGCGGATCATCGTCCGGAATCCCAAGACAGAGCTGGGTCTGATCAAGGAAGAGGTGTACATCATCTCGCAGCTGCGCCATCCGCACATCGTCGAGTTCCTCCGCTCCTTCAGCCACGCTGGCACGGTGAACATCGTGATGGAGTACGTGCCCAACGGAACCTTGAGAGATGTCATCCAGCAGCTGCCTCCGGGCACTGGGGGTGTCCGTCAGGAGCGGCTGTTGCGCTACTTCCGCGACATGGTAGTGGGGCTCGAGTACCTGCACATTCGCTGCGTCATCCACCGGGACATCAAGCCGGAGAACATGCTCCTCGACGCCAACGACCGCGTCAAGATCGCCGACTTCGGAATCGCGAACGTACATGCGCCCAGCACCCAACTACAGGCGGGCATGGGTACGCCCATGTACATGGCCCCGGAGGCGATGTCTAGCCAGGGCAGGGTGGACTTCAAGTCGGACGTGTGGTCGCTGGGGCTGGTCCTCTACGAGCTATGCCTCGGACGCAGCCCCTTTGCCGCGTTTCTCGACAAGAACGCCACCCCTGCCATACTGCAGACTGTAGTCCAGACGCTGGTCCGTCCCCGGCTCGACTGCCAGCTCATCCGGCGTCTCTACGATCCGGTGTGGGCGCAGGTTTGCGAACTGATGGTCGTCTACGAGCAGGAGCGCCGTATCTGCCTGCCGGACATCTTTCACCTCGACGCCGCAATGACTGTGACTCTCTACCAGCAATACTTCAGCTACAGCTACTAA
- the LOC120455109 gene encoding histidine-rich glycoprotein isoform X1, giving the protein MQIVRLGKQFTFTFQIDYMCTQCTAPFRARPEHTNPLNRSKLYVYCGIRNELGFGLYNSRASQVESLTCRRSHYLMIPCLALLAVSGALKIHDYHQGHEEYEHHEHHEHHEPEHHVKYEPEHEETELHHEVDHKHATSHQSVKFHHYHAVPVYIKKEDQHLVKKPIEIGGTKQKLKILHPKTEHNHNHGLVLENHSESHHEHGHYEEPVHHSEHYEHYSHHE; this is encoded by the exons ATGCAAATCGTGCGACTGGGAAAGCagtttacttttacttttcaaatCGATTATATGTGCACACAGTGCACAGCGCCATTTCGTGCCCGCCCAGAGCACACTAACCCACTAAATCGCTCCAAGTTGTACGTATATTGTGGCATTCGGAACGAATTGGGTTTTGGGCTATACAATTCGCGAGCTTCCCAAGTGGAGTCGTTAACCTGCCGCCGAAGTCATTATCTAATG ATTCCCTGCCTGGCACTGCTGGCCGTGAGTGGAGCGCTGAAGATCCACGACTACCACCAGGGCCACGAGGAGTACGAGCACCACGAACATCATGAGCACCACGAGCCGGAGCACCACGTCAAGTACGAGCCGGAGCACGAGGAGACGGAGCTGCACCACGAGGTGGACCACAAGCACGCCACCTCGCACCAGAGCGTCAAGTTCCACCACTACCACGCCGTGCCCGTCTACATCAAGAAGGAGGACCAGCACCTGGTGAAGAAGCCCATCGAGATCGGCGGCACCAAGCAGAAGCTAAAGATCCTGCACCCGAAGACCGagcacaaccacaaccacGGACTGGTCCTCGAAAACCACAGCGAGTCGCACCACGAGCACGGCCACTACGAGGAGCCGGTGCACCACTCGGAGCACTATGAGCACTACTCGCACCACGAGTAG
- the LOC120455109 gene encoding histidine-rich glycoprotein isoform X2, translating to MNLSSRFIPCLALLAVSGALKIHDYHQGHEEYEHHEHHEHHEPEHHVKYEPEHEETELHHEVDHKHATSHQSVKFHHYHAVPVYIKKEDQHLVKKPIEIGGTKQKLKILHPKTEHNHNHGLVLENHSESHHEHGHYEEPVHHSEHYEHYSHHE from the exons ATGAACCTCTCTTCCCGTTTT ATTCCCTGCCTGGCACTGCTGGCCGTGAGTGGAGCGCTGAAGATCCACGACTACCACCAGGGCCACGAGGAGTACGAGCACCACGAACATCATGAGCACCACGAGCCGGAGCACCACGTCAAGTACGAGCCGGAGCACGAGGAGACGGAGCTGCACCACGAGGTGGACCACAAGCACGCCACCTCGCACCAGAGCGTCAAGTTCCACCACTACCACGCCGTGCCCGTCTACATCAAGAAGGAGGACCAGCACCTGGTGAAGAAGCCCATCGAGATCGGCGGCACCAAGCAGAAGCTAAAGATCCTGCACCCGAAGACCGagcacaaccacaaccacGGACTGGTCCTCGAAAACCACAGCGAGTCGCACCACGAGCACGGCCACTACGAGGAGCCGGTGCACCACTCGGAGCACTATGAGCACTACTCGCACCACGAGTAG
- the LOC120456757 gene encoding sex-lethal homolog → MSNSEKMQGQEHDDEQSSDIEDSGDNVGRDDGTDDDDDSNGNMQQEDGDGDGDGDGDGDGDGDGDGDNDGDGQEHSGDEEQHHGQGNEGDNGSSGQQQQMQQVDRTSATNLIINYLPQDMTDRELYNLFSGCGPINTCKIMRDFKTGYSFGYGFVDYKTESDSEDAIQKLNGFYVRNKRLKVSYARPGGQSIKDTNLYVINLSRNINDDMLDRIFSPYGLIVQRNILRDKLTGRPRGVAFVRYNKREEAQEAIKALNNTVPEGGSQPIWVRLAEEHGKAKAAQFMAQIGGGNGGGGGGPPHMGPGGPMHPPHHHNNHHHNNHHNPHMPPHHHQPQHPHQHPQHHPPLHHMQHHHPNNHNNNHPNNHHHNNNNNHHNMGGPHPHHMQQMHPMGMNMGMGVNMGMGMGMGMPIHGGGGGGGGGGGGGGGGGGGGGFHHMAHRGRSNRTTRSQKPHPYNHAQKFI, encoded by the exons ATGTCCAACTCGGAGAAGATGCAGGGCCAGGAGCACGACGACGAGCAGTCCTCCGACATAGAG GATTCCGGCGATAATGTGGGCCGTGATGACGGCAccgacgatgacgacgacagCAACGGCAACATGCAGCAGGAGGATGGGGATGGtgatggagatggggatggagatggggatggcGATGGTGACGGTGATGGCGACAACGATGGCGACGGCCAGGAGCATTCTGGCGACGAGGAGCAACACCACGGCCAGGGCAACGAGGGCGACAATGGCTCCTCaggacagcagcaacagatgcAGCAAGTGGACCGCACCAGCGCCACCAATCTGATCATCAACTACTTGCCGCAGGACATGACCGACCGCGAGCTGTACAACCTCTTCAGTGGCTGCGGGCCCATCAACACCTGCAAGATAATGCGCGACTTCAAG ACCGGATATAGCTTCGGTTACGGCTTCGTGGACTACAAAACGGAGTCGGACTCGGAGGACGCCATCCAGAAGCTTAATGGCTTCTATGTGCGCAACAAGCGACTAAAG GTGTCGTATGCCCGACCCGGTGGGCAGTCCATCAAGGATACGAATTTGTACGTCATAAACCTGTCGCGGAACATCAACGACGACATGCTCGACCGCATCTTCTCGCCGTACGGCCTGATTGTCCAGCGAAACATCCTGCGGGACAAGCTCACTGGACGACCGCGCGGCGTCGCTTTTGTGCG TTACAATAAGCGTGAGGAGGCGCAGGAGGCGATCAAGGCGCTGAACAACACGGTGCCGGAGGGCGGATCCCAGCCAATCTGGGTGCGCCTTGCGGAGGAACACGGCAAGGCCAAGGCGGCCCAGTTTATGGCCCAGATCGGAGGTGGCAATGGTGGCGGAGGCGGTGGTCCGCCGCACATGGGACCAGGTGGACCGATGCACCCGCCGCATCACCACAATAATCACCATCACAACAACCACCATAATCCGCATATGCCGCCGCATCATCATCAGCCACAGCATCCACACCAGCATCCGCAACACCATCCGCCGCTGCACCACATGCAGCACCACCAtcccaacaaccacaacaacaatcacCCCAACAACCACCAtcataacaacaacaacaaccaccacAACATGGGCGGCCCGCATCCGCACCACATGCAGCAAATGCACCCGATGGGCATGAACATGGGCATGGGCGTCAACATGGgtatgggcatgggcatgggcatgcCCATCCAcggaggcggcggtggtggtggcggcggcggcggcggcggtggcggtggaggcggtggtggtggcttcCACCACATGGCGCACAGAGGTAGATCAAATAGAACAACACGATCTCAAAAACCGCATCCATATAACCATGCacagaaatttatttaa
- the LOC120456755 gene encoding 5'-AMP-activated protein kinase catalytic subunit alpha-2: MPQMRAAAAEAVAAGSANGQPLVKIGHYLLGATLGTGTFGKVKIGEHQITRVKVAVKILNRQKIKSLDVVGKIRREIQNLKLFRHPHIIKLYQVISTPSDIFMIMEYVSGGELFDYIVKHGKLQEHQARRFFQQIISGVDYCHRHMIVHRDLKPENLLLDHNMHVKIADFGLSNMMLDGEFLRTSCGSPNYAAPEVISGKLYAGPEVDIWSCGVILYALLCGTLPFDDEHVPTLFRKIKSGIFPIPEYLNKQVVNLVCQMLQVDPLKRANIEEIKKHEWFQKDLPAYLFPSSIEQDSNVIDTYAVAEVCTKFGVKETEVHNSLLSGDPHDQLAIAYHLIIDNKRFADDAANQINEINNFFVAGSPPPPPPPPVPQSSMDHQAPLATVTVGGGTAASSGTATPVPPVAGGTPSGTIPIRPHPERIAPMRDRQLAMSVQTSGGGAFPEKTARGGTPIKRAKWHLGIRSQSKPNDIMLEVYRAMKALSYEWKIINPYHVRVRRQNVKTGKFSKMSLQLYQVDAKSYLLDFKSLTNDEVEQGDDVIMESLTPPPLSVSGVMPLQPTGHHTMEFFEMCAALIIQLAR; encoded by the exons ATGCCCCAGATGAGGGCTGCGGCCGCTGAGGCGGTGGCCGCCGGCAGCGCCAATGGCCAGCCGCTAGTCAAGATCGGGCACTACCTGCTGGGCGCCACCCTGGGCACGGGCACCTTTGGCAAGGTGAAGATCGGCGAGCACCAGATCACCCGGGTCAAGGTGGCCGTCAAGATACTCAATCGGCAGAAGATCAAGAGCCTGGACGTTGTGGGCAAGATCCGGCGAGAGATCCAGAACCTGAAGCTCTTCCGCCACCCGCACATCATCAAGCTGTACCAG GTCATCTCTACGCCCTCGGACATCTTCATGATCATGGAGTACGTGAGCGGCGGAGAGCTGTTCGACTACATCGTAAAGCACGGCAAGCTGCAGGAGCACCAGGCGCGCCGCTTCTTTCAGCAGATCATCTCGGGCGTGGACTATTGCCACCGGCACATGATCGTGCATCGGGATCTGAAGCCGGAGAACCTGCTGCTCGACCACAACATGCACGTGAAGATCGCCGACTTCGGGCTCTCGAACATGATGCTCGACGGCGAGTTCCTGCGCACCTCGTGCGGCTCCCCCAACTACGCGGCGCCCGAGGTGATTTCCGGCAAGCTGTACGCCGGTCCCGAGGTGGACATCTGGTCGTGCGGCGTCATCCTGTACGCCCTGCTGTGCGGGACGCTGCCCTTTGACGACGAGCACGTACCCACGCTGTTCCGCAAGATCAAGTCGGGCATTTTCCCGATTCCCGAGTACCTCAACAAACAAGTGGTCAACCTGGTGTGCCAGATGCTGCAAGTGGACCCGCTCAAGCGGGCCAACATCGAGGAGATCAAGAAGCACGAGTGGTTCCAAAAGGACCTCCCGGCCTACCTCTTCCCCTCGTCCATCGAGCAGGACTCCAATGTGATCGACACCTACGCCGTGGCAGAGGTCTGCACCAAGTTCGGCGTCAAGGAGACCGAGGTGCACAACTCGCTGCTCAGCGGCGATCCGCACGATCAGCTGGCCATCGCCTACCATCTGATCATCGACAACAAACGCTTCGCCGATGACGCGGCCAACCAAATAAACGAGATCAACAACTTCTTTGTGGCCGGCtcgccaccaccgccgccgcctccgccCGTTCCGCAATCATCGATGGACCACCAAGCCCCTCTGGCCACCGTGACCGTGGGCGGAGGCACTGCAGCTAGCTCGGGCACGGCCACACCAGTGCCCCCAGTGGCTGGAGGCACTCCCAGCGGCACCATCCCCATACGACCGCATCCGGAGCGGATTGCGCCGATGCGGGATCGCCaactggccatgtccgtgcAGACATCTGGCGGCGGAGCCTTCCCGGAGAAAACCGCGCGTGGCGGTACTCCCATCAAGCGCGCCAAGTGGCATCTGGGCATCCGGTCGCAGAGCAAGCCGAACGACATTATGCTCGAGGTGTACCGGGCGATGAAGGCACTCAGCTACGAGTGGAAGATCATCAATCCGTACCACGTTCGGGTGCGCAGGCAGAACGTGAAGACCGGCAAGTTCTCGAAGATGTCGCTGCAGCTGTACCAGGTGGATGCCAAGAGCTATCTGCTCGACTTCAAGTCGCTGACCAACGACGAGGTCGAGCAGGGCGACGACGTCATCATGGAGAGCCTTACTCCGCCGCCGCTTAGCGTCTCCGGGGTAATGCCGCTGCAGCCGACCGGGCACCACACCATGGAGTTTTTCGAAATGTGCGCCGCCCTGATCATTCAACTGGCTCGCTGA
- the LOC120456758 gene encoding thioredoxin, mitochondrial, with amino-acid sequence MLKIAAEGIAPRLAACCSIGAKSSGQRMAPQAAKGTQKYLSQSQHLHKKLVIKDHYEFDQKVINSDNPVIVNFHAEWCDPCKILTPKMLELLENSNEIDLAVIDVETNLELVETFEVKAVPAVLAFRNGVVVDKFIGLVDANSIETLIDKLKRKQQQKQ; translated from the exons ATGCTAAAGATCGCTGCCGAGGGAATCGCGCCACGTCTAGCGGCCTGTTGCTCCATTGGAGCGAAGAGCAGCGGCCAAAGAATGGCGCCCCAGGCGGCCAAGGGCACCCAGAAGTACCTGTCGCAGTCGCAGCACCTCCACAAGAAGCTAGTCATCAAGGACCACTACGAGTTCGATCAAAAG GTGATCAACAGCGACAACCCGGTCATCGTAAACTTCCACGCCGAGTGGTGCGACCCCTGCAAGATACTCACGCCCAAGATGCTCGAGTTGCTGGAGAACTCGAACGAGATCGACCTGGCGGTCATCGATGTGGAGACGAACCTGGAACTCGTGGAGACCTTCGAGGTGAAGGCCGTGCCCGCCGTGCTGGCCTTCAGGAACGGCGTCGTGGTGGACAAGTTTATTGGCCTGGTGGACGCCAACAGCATCGAGACGCTAATCGACAAGCTGAAGCggaagcaacagcaaaagcagtAG